GTCAATGAACAACTAACTCTCACATTCAGGTTCTATCAGGGGAAGCGCCTCTATTCGGAACCCGAATACAAGCCTCCTTCAGCGACCGGCTTCTGGGTTGAGGATCTGCCGCCTCAGAAGAACTATTACAAGAACCTGCACGGCAGAGATTACTATGTAGCCGAAGTGAAGAGAGCGCTATTTCCGACTTCTCCGGGCGAAAAGACCATAGGATCGGCCTCTTTGGAAATCAAGGGCAATGATGTGATGTCTCTCTTTGACAGAGATCCTTTCGGCTTCTTCGAAAGAAGGCGATCATCCGTCAAGCCGGTCAGCCTTGGAACAGATCCGATCAACGTGGTGGTGCTCCCGCTACCGACAGAAGGCAAGCCGGTCGATTTCTCCGGCAGTGTCGGCAATTTCAAGATGTCAACCAGCATAGACAGGACCGAAGTAGAGGTCAATCAGCCGGTGACCGTCAGCATCAAACTGTCGGGTAGAGGCAATATCAAGACGCTGGCAGAACCGCAGATTCCGGATCTACCCGATTTCCGCGTATTCAATTCCGGCAAGGCAGAAGATGTCTCCAAGGCAGGGTATGTCGTTGGTGGCTCGAAGACATTCGAAACTACTTTTGTACCCAAGAAGCCGGGTACGTTCACCATTCCCGCAGTAGTTACGAATTACTTCGATCCGGAGAGTGGAGAATATAAGAAGCTGGTCGGACGGGACTACGAAATCAAAGTAGCTGGTGTTTCAAACGAAGAGATCGCGTCACGGTCGGGAGTCCTCCCTGGACGGCTCGCTCTTGTCGCGACGGACATAAGATTCATAATAACCAATCAGTCTGGCAGCGATTCATTCGGTGGCCTCTATGTTACGAATCCGATCTTCATTTTCATAGCTTGTCTGCCACTGATTGCGCTCGGCGTTGTGTTTGCGGTTAGACGCCACAAGGACAAGCTCGCCGGTGATG
This genomic window from Candidatus Zixiibacteriota bacterium contains:
- a CDS encoding BatD family protein yields the protein MFRWVATILLAITLPVSLSADDLTFTAGVDRTQVAVGEQISLELTVAGSVQDLPEPSTPQIAGFQVFGAGRSQQFSFTNGVVSSSVTHRFVLTPQAEGSLIIPRQSLSYKGKTYVTSPIQITVTKGAARAPQQSQRRGQQSEQTSNGQSSEDDFFIETVVSKDTIYVNEQLTLTFRFYQGKRLYSEPEYKPPSATGFWVEDLPPQKNYYKNLHGRDYYVAEVKRALFPTSPGEKTIGSASLEIKGNDVMSLFDRDPFGFFERRRSSVKPVSLGTDPINVVVLPLPTEGKPVDFSGSVGNFKMSTSIDRTEVEVNQPVTVSIKLSGRGNIKTLAEPQIPDLPDFRVFNSGKAEDVSKAGYVVGGSKTFETTFVPKKPGTFTIPAVVTNYFDPESGEYKKLVGRDYEIKVAGVSNEEIASRSGVLPGRLALVATDIRFIITNQSGSDSFGGLYVTNPIFIFIACLPLIALGVVFAVRRHKDKLAGDVGYRRLRHAVKTAQKHLAVAGSHLDKNEADQFYTEVSRALYDYIGDKFNLSAHGLTEKQMKTLFSEKKATEETQSTFFGIVSTCDEGRFTPSSHEPDVMRGLLQRAQEWIVNFEQNIK